In the Apium graveolens cultivar Ventura unplaced genomic scaffold, ASM990537v1 ctg7595, whole genome shotgun sequence genome, one interval contains:
- the LOC141704224 gene encoding putative tRNA N6-adenosine threonylcarbamoyltransferase, mitochondrial, whose product GHNILILARELGQYLQLGTTIDDAIGEAYDKTAKWLGLELRRSGGLAIEELARKGDAGSIKFKVPMKHHKDCNFSYAGLKTQVRLAIESKNIDAETPSSSASIEDQSSRADIAASFQRVAVLHLEEKCGRAIEWALEMEPSIKHLVVSGGVASNQYVRDRLDQVAKKKGLQLVCPPPSLCTDNGVMVAWTGIEHFRNGRFDPPPPLNELEDARLDLRPRWPLGEEYARGKSEARSLRTARMHPSLTSMIQASQRQEQT is encoded by the exons GAGGACATAATATCCTAATTCTCGCACGGGAACTTGGTCAATACTTGCAACTAGGGACTACTATTGATGACGCAATTGGCGAGGCATATGACAAGACTGCGAAGTGGCTCGGTCTTGAGTTGAGGAGGAGCGGGGGCTTAGCTATAGAGGAGCTTGCTCGAAAAGGAGATGCAGGATCCATCAAGTTTAAA GTCCCAATGAAACACCATAAAGATTGCAATTTTTCGTATGCTGGTTTAAAGACTCAAGTGAGACTGGCAATTGAATCAAAGAATAT TGATGCTGAAACTCCCAGTTCCTCCGCTAGTATTGAAGACCAAAGTTCACGAGCTGATATTGCAGCTTCATTTCAG CGAGTTGCCGTATTGCATCTGGAAGAGAAGTGTGGAAGAGCTATTGAATGGGCATTAGAGATGGAACCTTCTATTAAACATTTG GTGGTCTCAGGTGGTGTGGCATCTAATCAGTACGTCAGGGATCGGTTGGATCAGGTTGCTAAGAAGAAAGGGCTGCAGCTTGTTTGCCCTCCTCCTAGTCTTTGTACTGACAATG GAGTGATGGTGGCTTGGACTGGTATTGAGCACTTTCGTAATGGTAGATTTGATCCTCCCCCGCCTCTGAATGAGCTAGAAGATGCAAGA CTTGATTTGCGGCCAAGGTGGCCACTGGGCGAGGAATATGCTAGAGGGAAAAGTGAGGCTCGGTCATTGAGAACAGCTCGAATGCATCCATCCCTTACATCTATGATCCAGGCATCTCAACGACAAGAACAAACATAG